From one Agrobacterium fabrum str. C58 genomic stretch:
- a CDS encoding YodC family protein, with product MEAKFSTGDVVQLKSGGPAMTISEVQKDYGNFKGSYRCKWFKGASNETSVFEEDTLQPYVAPKKA from the coding sequence ATGGAAGCTAAATTTTCGACTGGCGACGTTGTACAACTTAAGTCCGGTGGGCCAGCAATGACGATTTCGGAAGTCCAAAAGGACTACGGCAATTTCAAGGGAAGTTATCGCTGCAAATGGTTCAAGGGTGCTTCCAACGAAACTTCCGTATTTGAAGAGGATACGTTGCAACCCTACGTCGCGCCGAAGAAAGCATGA
- a CDS encoding DUF6953 family protein, with product MTEEEAARWMLAEYEAVGFLYQESAASHLFQLNDEALAYFDASSNLCVGKGVLKIFNALTPEAVYERSGKFWRRRLETDQPGRQQ from the coding sequence ATGACCGAAGAAGAAGCAGCCCGTTGGATGTTGGCAGAGTATGAAGCAGTGGGCTTTTTATATCAGGAAAGCGCTGCAAGCCACCTGTTCCAACTCAATGACGAAGCCTTGGCGTATTTCGACGCATCTTCAAATCTGTGTGTCGGCAAAGGCGTTTTGAAGATCTTCAATGCGTTGACGCCCGAAGCGGTTTACGAACGTTCGGGCAAATTCTGGCGTCGTCGGCTGGAAACGGATCAACCTGGAAGGCAGCAATAA
- a CDS encoding helix-turn-helix domain-containing protein encodes MGYEGFLRDLARAGLSIRAFAELIGMNPNSVSNYARSGGVPDHLAIIAALVAEMGTQGVDFRGVISKVELTVKKPRGRAKPGQFGGDRQVPLDLDR; translated from the coding sequence ATGGGCTATGAGGGGTTTCTCCGCGATCTCGCGCGCGCTGGCCTGAGCATCAGGGCATTTGCGGAATTGATTGGAATGAACCCTAACTCTGTTTCAAATTATGCCCGTTCAGGAGGGGTTCCCGACCATTTGGCGATCATTGCCGCGTTGGTCGCTGAAATGGGCACCCAAGGGGTTGATTTCCGGGGCGTGATATCGAAGGTAGAACTCACCGTGAAGAAGCCTCGCGGGCGGGCGAAACCCGGCCAGTTTGGCGGCGACCGCCAAGTGCCATTGGACCTCGATCGATGA
- a CDS encoding IS3-like element IS426 family transposase (programmed frameshift) encodes MSNDYRHVELLTGDVRRRRWTTEQKLTIIEQSFEPGETVSSTARRHGVAPNLLYRWRRLLSEGGAAAVDSDEPVVGNSEVKKLEDRVRELERMLGRKTMEVEILREALSKADFKKTDIAADLVAEGRFAMKAVADTLGVSRSNLIERLKGRSKPRGPYNKAEDAELLPAIRRLVDQRPTYGYRRIAALLNRERRAADQPVVNAKRVHRIMGNHAMLLEHTAVRKGRLHDGKVMVMRSNLRWCSDGLEFACWNGEVIRLAFIIDAFDREIIAWTAVANAGISGSDVRDMMLEAVEKRFHATRAPHAIEHLSDNGSAYTARDTRLFAQALNLTPCFTPVASPQSNGMSEAFVKTLKRDYIRISALPDAQTALRLIDGWIEDYNEIHPHSALKMASPRQFIRAKSI; translated from the exons ATGTCTAACGACTATCGACACGTTGAATTGCTGACGGGTGATGTTCGCCGCAGGCGGTGGACAACCGAGCAAAAGCTGACAATCATTGAGCAGAGTTTTGAACCCGGCGAGACGGTATCTTCGACCGCTCGCCGTCATGGCGTGGCGCCCAATTTGCTTTATCGGTGGCGCAGGCTCTTGAGCGAGGGAGGTGCTGCAGCCGTGGATTCTGACGAGCCGGTTGTCGGGAATTCGGAAGTGAAGAAACTGGAGGATCGCGTCCGGGAGTTGGAGCGCATGCTCGGTCGCAAGACGATGGAGGTCGAAATCCTCCGCGAAGCCCTTTCCAAAGCGGACT TCAAAAAAACGGATATCGCGGCCGATCTTGTTGCCGAAGGACGGTTCGCGATGAAGGCCGTCGCAGACACGCTGGGCGTCTCCCGTTCCAACCTCATCGAGCGGCTGAAAGGCAGATCAAAGCCGCGTGGGCCATACAACAAGGCCGAGGATGCAGAGCTTCTGCCCGCCATCCGCAGGCTGGTGGATCAAAGGCCAACCTATGGCTATCGGCGGATCGCCGCGCTCCTCAATCGCGAAAGGCGAGCCGCCGATCAGCCTGTCGTCAACGCCAAACGGGTCCATCGCATCATGGGTAACCACGCCATGCTACTGGAGCACACAGCCGTTCGCAAGGGCCGCCTCCACGATGGCAAGGTCATGGTCATGCGCTCCAACCTGCGCTGGTGCTCGGACGGCCTGGAGTTCGCCTGCTGGAATGGCGAGGTCATTCGTCTCGCCTTCATCATCGACGCCTTCGACCGCGAGATCATCGCCTGGACGGCCGTTGCCAATGCAGGCATTTCCGGCTCAGACGTGCGCGACATGATGTTGGAGGCGGTCGAGAAACGCTTCCATGCAACCCGAGCCCCGCATGCTATCGAGCATCTCTCTGACAATGGCTCGGCTTATACCGCGCGGGACACGAGGCTGTTTGCGCAAGCACTCAATCTCACGCCCTGCTTCACGCCGGTCGCCAGCCCGCAGTCGAACGGCATGTCGGAAGCCTTCGTCAAAACGTTGAAGCGGGACTATATTCGGATATCAGCTCTACCGGACGCCCAAACAGCGCTCCGGCTCATCGACGGATGGATCGAGGACTACAACGAAATCCATCCCCATTCCGCGCTCAAGATGGCTTCCCCTCGGCAGTTCATCAGGGCTAAATCAATCTAG